The genomic segment TCAGGAGGCAGGGGGAGAAAAAGAAGTGGCTCATACGtggagaaagtaacagatttcTTAGAGAagctatattacaaagtttcttatatttgctTGTACTACACAAAGTTTGTTGAATCGACAGCGACTGTTTAAGAGAAGCAGTGTAGCAGTATTTTCTGAAATACACATTAGTCTCGGCCTCCGTCTGTTGTCATCGGTACCTGAGACGGCAGCGGTCTCCTTTGCTCCAGTTTACACAGGTCGTAACGTTCCTGATTCCAGTTCCCGATCAGCGTCTTGTTGCTGTACCCGTCCTCGTTGGTTTTGCACCTCCATCCGTACTGCTTGAATTTCGTCTCGGGTCTGAAATCCACCCACGCCTCACCATGTCCGTCTGCTTTAAGATCGGAAGTGAAATGCGACATTCTGCAGAAGACAAGTCGTGTCACATAAAGACGACCATTATTTTAACATTAGAGTATCTCCTTGTAACCGGCTCCTTCACAACCACGCAAGAGCAATTTGGGGGGTTTATAGGATGCATCATGTCAATATCCCGTACTGTAGTGCTTGCACCATTAACAGGTCCCATAAATATGGTAGCAGTGGATCCCATTGTGCTCATGGGGATCTCCCACCATGGACATTTATGGCATCAATAATACGATATATACATCACCAGGACGGTATAAAGACATCCCAGAGATGGTATATACATCACCAGGACGGTATAAAGACATCCCAGGGACGGTAAAACCAAAGAGATGAGTCGGAGTACACGTTAGTATACATGCCCTGCATAGGAGCGTGTTCACACTGTGGCCgtttaacagacaaaacctaagatagaaacaaaatgagcaaataccctgctgaaagtaaatagtaatagtacatatacATAGCATACGGTACTTAGtacacactgtttttgataaaaaaaaggggTAAAAGCCATCCCTTAgtgacaaggtgtaccccaatcaGGTCAGTCGCTAATCTATTATGTCTATTATGAAAACCTCACCTGTTAAATGACCTCATTGTAGATGGGGGGCAGAGAGGGGCACCCCGCCATAAAAGAAATATCCTGCTCATCCTGCATAGAGCAAGAAAAATCGCAAGGATTGTATATACTTCTCTtggacagtatatacatcacaggtacaggatatacagtcatatgtaaaagtttgagcacccctattaatgttaaccttttttctttataacaatttgggttttgctatttcagtttcatatatctaataactgatggactgagtaatatttctggattgaaatgaggtttattgtactaacagaaaatgtgcaatccgcattgaaacaaaatttgaccagtgcaaaagtatgagcacctcaacataaaagtgacattaatattttgtagatcctccttttgcaaaaatcacagcctctagtcgcttcctgtagcttttaatgagttcctggatgaaggtagatttgaccattcctgtttacaaaacaattccagttcagttaagtttgatggtcgccgagcatggacagccgcttcacatcatcccacagatgttcaatgatattcaggtctggggactgggatggccattccagaacattgcaattgttcctctgcatgaatgcctgagtagatttggagcggtgttttggatcattgtcttgctgaaatatccatcccctgcgtaacttcaacttcgtcactgattcttgcacattattgtcaagaatctgctgatactgagttgaatccatgcgaccctcaactgtaacaagattcccggtgccggcattggccacacagccccaaagcatgatggaacctccaccaaatgttactgtgggtagcaagtgcttttcttggaatgccgtgtttttttgcctccatgcataacgcctttttgtatgaccaaacaactcaatctttgtttcatcagtccacaggaccttcttccaaaatgtaactggcttgtccaaacgtgcttttgcatacctcaggcgactctgtttgtggcgtgcttgcagaaacggcttctttcgcatcactctcccatacagcttctccttgtgcaacgtgcgctgtattgttgaccgatgcacattgacaccatctgcagcaagatgatgctgcaggtctttggaggtggtctgtggattgtccttgactgttctcaccattcttcttctcttctgatatttttcttggcctgccacttctgcgcttaacaagaactgtacctgtgttcttccatttccttactatgttcctcacagtggaaactgacagtttaaatctctgagacaactttttgtaccttccccggaacaactatgtggaataatctttgttttcagatcatttgagagttgttttgaggagcccatgatgccactcttcataggagattcaaataggagaacaacttgcaagtggccaccttaaataccttttctcatgattgtatacacctgcctatgaagttcaaagctcaatgaggtgacaaaaccaatttagtgctttagtaagtcagtaaaaagtagttaggagtgttcaaatcaagaaattgataagggtgcccatacttttgcaccggtcaaattttgtttcaatgcggattgcacattttctgttagtacaataaacctcatttcaatccagaaatattactcagtccatcagttattagatatatgaaactgaaatagcaaaaacccaaattgttataaagaaaaaaggttagctcctccctATGTATTCAGGACAGGCGCAATGTCCGTGTGACCCGTGTTATCTCAGTGTACGGGCCGTGTGATACCCAGGCTGCTGGCAGAAAACAGACGTGTGGAGCATTAGGAcacgcatgtgctccacacggatacaCGGCCCGTATGAAAACACTGACCCATTGacgttaatgggtctacgtgtgtccgtgtctccggtggccatcacaaagccctgatctcaatcctattgaacatttatgggcaaagctgaaaaggccggtgcgagcgtcgacctccaaacatggctcagttacaccacgtGCCCAAATCCCTACCAAATATTGTGAGAAGCCTCCCCTGGTCACACGTCTGGCAGCAGCCTCCAGTGCACGTGTATTGCGCCTGTCCTGAATACATTGGTAGGATCCCCCTCCCCCGGTCACACGTCTGGCAGCAGCCTCCAGTGCACGTGTATTGCGCCTGTCCTGAATACATTGGTAGGATCCCCCTCCCCCGGTCACACGTCTGGCAGCAGCCTCCAGTGCACGTGTATTGCGCCTGTCCTGAATACATTGGTAGGATCCCCCTCCCCCGGTCACACGTCTGGCAGCAGCCTCCAGTGCACGTGTATTGCGCCTGTCCTGAATACATTGGTAGGCTCCCCCTCCCCCGGTCACACGTCTGGCAGCAGCCTCCAGTGCACGTGTATTGCGCCTGTCCTGAATACATTGGTAGGATCCCCCTCCCCCGGTCACACGTCTGGCAGCAGCCTCCAGTGCACGTGTATTGCGCCTGTCCTGAATACATTGGTAGGATCCCCCTCCCCCGGTCACACGTCTGGCAGCAGCCTCCAGTGCACGTGTATTGCGCCTGTCCTGAATACATTGGTAGGATCCCCCTCCCCCGGTCACACGTCTGGCAGCAGCCTCCAGTGCACGTGTATTGCGCCTGTCCTGAATACATTGGTAGGATCCCCCTCCCCCGGTCACACGTCTGGCGGCAGCCTCCAGTGCACGTGTATTGCGCCTGTCCTGAATACATTGGTAGGATCCCCCTCCCCCGGTCACACGTCTGGCGGCAGCCTCCAGTGCACGTGTATTGCGCCTGTCCTGAATACATTGGTAGGATCCCCCTCCCCCGGTCACACGTCTGGCAGCAGCCTCCAGTGCACGTGTATTGCGCCTGTCCTGAATACATTGGTAGGATCCCCCTCCCCCGGTCACACGTCTGGCAGCAGCCTCCAGTGCACGTGTATTGCGTAGTCACAGACGCCGGGGCCAGAGCTCCACGTACCCGGGAATCCGGTGAAGCGCCAGACTCCGGTTTTGTTGATGCGTTGCTTAGTAACACACCGTGACGTCATCAGTGTGCGACGCAGAAGCAGGAGGACGTCACGTGGTGGCAGCAGAGCGCCGGTGCCCGCTGCAGGGGGAGATGACCGGCGGCGGGTGAGTGACGTTCCCGGGAGTGGTGACCCCTCCTGACTGCACGGACATTACACACAACCGTGGGATCCGCACAATGGTCAGTTCTGTACTCATGCCCTATGTTCACATATTGCGGCCAAAACACAAATCCGCATATAGAACATCTGTGATTCTGCCCAAAGTGTCCAGTGGAGCCAGCTGCTGAGTGACCCTTGTGGATTTCATTCCGCAGCGACAAAGCGTTCTTTATCCACAGTGGACTGTCCCGTGCTGCATTCCCCCGGTGTACAGACGTCACTCCACAGTGGACTGTCCCGTGCTGCATTCCCCCGGTGTACAGACGTCACTCCACAGTGGACTGTCCCGTGCTGCATTCCCCCGGTGTACAGACATCACTCCACAGTGCACTGTCCCGTGCTGCATTCCCCCGGTGTACAGACGTCACTCCACAGTGGACTGTCCCGTGCTGCATTCCCCCGGTGTACAGACGTCACTCCACAGTGGACTGTCCCGTGCTGCATTCCCCCGGTGTACAGACGTCACTCCACAGTGGACTGTCCCGTGCTGCATTCCCCCGGTGTACAGACATCACTCCACAGTGGACTGTCCCGTGCTGCATTCCCCCGGTGTACAGACATCACTCCACAGTGGACTGTCCCGTGCTGCATTCCCCCGGTGTACAGACGTCACTCCACAGTGGACTGTCCCGTGCTGCATTCCCCCGGTGTACAGACGTCACTCCACAGTGGACTGTCCCGTGGTGCGTCCCCCCGGTGTACAGACATTACTCCACAGTGGACTGTCCCGTGCTGCATTCCCCCGGTGTACAGACATCACTCCACAGTGGACTGTCCCGTGGTGCGTCCCCCCGGTGTACAGACATCACTCCACAGTGGACTGTCCCGTGCTGCATTCCCCCGGTGTACAGACGTCACTCCACAGTGGACTGTCCCGTGCTGCATTCCCCCGGTGTACAGACATCACTCCACAGTGGACTGTCCCGTGCTGCATTCCCCCGGTGTACAGACATCACTCCACAGTGCACTGTCCCGTGCTGCATTCCCCCGGTGTACAGACGTCACTCCACAGTGGACTGTCCCGTGCTGCATTCCCCCGGTGTACAGACGTCACTCCACAGTGGACTGTCCCGTGCTGCATTCCCCCGGTGTACAGACGTCACTCCACAGTGGACTGTCCCGTGGTGCGTCCCCCCGGTGTACAGACATTACTCCACAGTGGACTGTCCCGTGCTGCATTCCCCCGGTGTACAGACATCACTCCACAGTGGACTGTCCCGTGGTGCGTCCCCCCGGTGTACAGACATTACTCCACAGTGGACTGTCCCGTGCTGCATTCCCCCGGTGTACAGACATCACTCCACAGTGGACTGTCCCGTGCTGCATTCCCCCGGTGTACAGACATCACTCCACAGTGGACTGTCCCGTGCTGCATTCCCCCGGTGTACAGACATCACTCCACAGTGCACTGTCCCGTGCTGCATTCCCCCGGTGTACAGACATCACTCCACAGTGGACTGTCCTGTGGGCTCTTCCCCCGGTGTACAGACATCACTCCACAGTGGACTGTCCTGTGGGCTCTTCCCCCGGTGTACGAATGTCACTCCGCAGTGGGCTGTCCCGTGGTGCGTCCCCCCGGTGTACAGACGTCACTCCGCAGTGCACTGTCCCGTGGTGCGTTCCCCCGGTGTACAGACGTCACTCCGCAGTGCACTGTTCCGTGGTGCGTTCCCCTGGTGTACAGACATCACTCCACAGTGGACTGTCCTGTGGGCTCTTCCCCCGGTGTACAGACGTCACTCCACAGTGGACTGTCCCATGGTGCGTCCCCCCGGTGTACAGACGTCACTCCGCAGTGGACTGTCCCGTGGTGTGTTTCCCCGATATACAGACATCACTCCACAGTGGACTGTCCCGTGGTGCGTTCCCCTGGTGTACAGACGTCACTCCGCAGTGGACTGTTCCGTGGTACGTTCCCCCGGTGTACAGACGTCACTCCGCAGCGCACTGTCTCGTGGTGCGTTCCCCCGGTGTACAGACGTCACTCCGCAGTGCACTGTCCCGTGGTGCGTTCCCCTGTTGTACAGACGTCACTCCGCAGTGCACTGTCCCGTGGTGCGTGTCCCCGGTGTACAGACGTCACTCCGCAGTGCGCTGTCCCGTGGTGCGTTCCCCCGGTGTACAGACATCATTCCGCAGTGGACCGTCCCGTGGTGCGTTCCCGTTGTACAGACGTCACTCCGCAGCGCACTGTCCTGTGGTGCGTCCCCCATGTGTACGAATGTCACTCCGCAGCGCACTGTCCTGTGGTGCGTCCCCCATGTGTACGAATGTCACTCCGCAGCGCACTGTCCTGTGGTGCGTCCCCCCGGTGTACAGACGTCACTCCGCAGTGGACTGTCCTGTGGTGCGTCCCCCCGGTGTACAGACGTCACTCCGCAGTGGACTGTCCTGTGGTGCGTCCCCCCGGTGTACAGACGTCACTCCGCAGCGCACTGTCCTGTGGTGCGTCCCCCCGGTGTACAGACGTCACTCCGCAGTGGACTGTCCTGTGGTGCGTTCCCCCGGTGTACAGACGTCACTCCACAGTGGACTGTCCCGTGGTGCGTCCCCCCGGTGTACGGCTGTGATATCTATAATTTGCCGCCATTACATTTGCTATTTAGACCTCTCGTCGTTCTATATCACCCGGTGACAGTTCGGGGGCAGCAGAAGAGCGCACAGGGTCTTTTTAATAATTTTTGCTTTTTCTGTTCAGGTCCACAAAGATGGCGACTGTTCTGTTGGTCGGAGAGGGAAACTTTTCATTTTCTGCTTCTCTCTGTGACACCGGACAAGACCCTCATCACATCACCGCCACCTGCTATGAGGCCGAAGATGCGGTCCGTGCGCAGCACCTGGCGTGGAGGAACGTGCAGCACCTTAGAAGTAAAGGTAAGTAGCGGGGCATTGTCTGCTGATGGTGGAAGAGCGGTGACCCATTTCATATTGTCACGGTCAGATTCATTGGTTATCACGTCGTTAGCACATTTAGGATATGACAGGTGACAGTTTTGCTCTTCGATGATATCACATACTGCTCCTTGTCAATGTTgaggtttaaaggggttttcccatctcaGACATTCGTGGCATATCCATTGGAAATGTCTCCCCTATGGGACCCACGCGTCTCTTGTGAACAGAGTTCAATATTGTGCTGCTGTGAGTGCAGAGGTGTCCGCGGATGTGCAGCTCTTTACAGTCACTTCTAAGGGAGTACTGAAATAGAAAGGAATTGAGAAGGTTGCACTTGTACAGTCACCTTTGGACatatcatacgaagagagcaactGGAGAAGGATGTCATGGTTAGAAGAATAGAGGGGACAagtcgaagaggaagaccagcaacgcgatggcttgatactatcgagAAAATGagtgagaagaccctggtggacctatgtaggcggagaagaccctggtggacctatgtaggcggagaagaccctggtggacctatgtaggcggagaagaccctggtggacctatgtaggcGGAGAAGGCCCTGGTGGACATatgtaggcggagaagaccctggtggacctatgtaggcagaaaag from the Anomaloglossus baeobatrachus isolate aAnoBae1 chromosome 11, aAnoBae1.hap1, whole genome shotgun sequence genome contains:
- the CFAP68 gene encoding cilia- and flagella-associated protein 68, which gives rise to MSHFTSDLKADGHGEAWVDFRPETKFKQYGWRCKTNEDGYSNKTLIGNWNQERYDLCKLEQRRPLPSQYAHYYETSYDANYVRSHGHEERQVFRREPHVFPGHQPELNPPRHRPQQKSCYMIDYGSS